Genomic segment of Pasteurella multocida subsp. multocida OH4807:
AATGTCACCATAATCTTGTGAACGCTGATCTGCGTTTTTGATAATCATACCGATACTGGTTCCAGTCGTTTTTCCGTCAAACACACCAGATAAAATTTGTACTTCATCATCTTCACGGCGTGGTGTGGTATAACGCGAGGTTCCCGGTTTACGACGGTCTAAATCTGGCTGAATATCTGCTTCAGATAACGTCATTCCAGGCGGTACACCATCGACAATACAGCCTAAAGCAATACCATGTGACTCACCGAATGTGGTCACACGAAAAAGCTGTCCAATACTATTTCCCGCCATGTTTTATCCTTCTTGTTTTTTCACTGGAAAACATTGTTGATTAATTTTCACTTCTTCATTTGTCGTTTGATTTTTAATAAATACATCCAATTGATTAAATGAAATATCTACACCATTTTCTTCAAATAATTGATTAATACGACGATTTAGGAAGTCAACCGTTGGGTTACGATCTGCTAATTTACCTACATATAAGCGCAATTCATGATCCAATGAGCTCGCACCAAACGTTAAGAAATAAACCACTGGTTCTGGATCCTGTAACACGCGATCACATTCACTTGCCGCTTGCAACAACAGGCGTTTCGTTAATTCTAAATCAGAACCATAACCCACCCCGACGCGAATGACAACGCGTGTAATGGAATCATTTAATGCCCAGTTGACTAAACGTTCTGTCACAAAGGCTTTGTTCGGTACAATCACTTCTTTACGATCAAAATCAATTAAGGTCGTTGAACGAATACGGATTTTAGAGACTGTTCCTGAGTATTCTCCAATCGTAATTACATCACCAATACGTACTGGGCGTTCAAATAAAATAATTAATCCCGACACAAAGTTAGCAAAAATTTCTTGTAAACCGAACCCCAAACCAACAGACAGTGCGGCAAATAGCCATTGCAATTTCGACCAAGACATTCCGAGTGTTGAAAATGCTAAACCTGCGCCAATCGCAATAATAAAATAGGTAGCTAATGTCGTAATCGTGTATGGCGTACCTTGTGAAAAACTCATACGTGAAAACACAAGTACTTCGAGTAATCCACCAATATTGCGCACCAAGGCGTACATGGCGATCAGGATCACGACTGCAAGCAATAAATTTAATAACGTAATGGATTCCATTACCGTCCCTGCCGCAGTCGTCACGGTTTGCTGCCAGAGTGTCACGCCTTGTAAATAATATGCGACAGTCACAAGATCAGCCCACACCCAATACAGCATACCAAATAGCAAGACAGTTAACAGTAAATCCGTTACACGTAGCATCTGATCTTTGACTTGAGCAATACCAAGGATTTCATTTTGTTGTAAATCAATCCCCATCCCCAATTCTTCTTCCGTTTCGACTTTTGTTAACGATTGTTGCTGCTCATATTTATCTTTCATACGGTTATAAGATAAACGACGCGAAGAAACGGTAAGTGCACGATGCACCACATTCTTCAACACTAACCAAATCACGACCACAAAATAAGAGGACATTAGATGTTGCATTAAATTGAGTGCCGTATAGTAATATCCCATGACAACTAACGCGATGAGAATAATCGGTGCAGCGACTAAGAAAAAACGCCCTAATTTGAGCACAAAATGAATCGATTTCGCTCGACCTTCCACGTTATCTTCATAAGATTTCACTGCATTCTGAACACGTGGACCAATGATTAATAGTGAAATAAACAACACCGAGATTGTGATCACTTGACCAATCACATCATTAGTAATCCCCGTTTCTAAGTGAGTAAAGATTGAGGCATTAATCCACAACGCCGAGATCCATACCGAACGCCCAAAAACGCGATAGAACGTATCCACACTTTCTTTTGGCATATTAAAATGACGGTAAGCAATCCCGTTTGGGCGCAATAGTGACAGCATAAAGGCAAAAAATAGCCAGTATCCGACCATACTCAAGACCCAACTGGCAACACTTAATGGTTCTTCAAAACCGATATACACCATCAAAACTAAGAAGGCAAAAAAGAGTAAGGTGCTCGGTAAACACAGAATCAATGTCCAAAGCAACGCTTCGGGGGTATGCCACTGGCTATCGGAATTTAATGTATTAATTTTTTGGTTAATATACGTTAAACGCTGCTTAATTTTTACTTTTTGTAATTGAATAAATGTACTTAAACTCAGCAAAAAAACAATCAACAACGTCGCTGGGATCAAATCCTCACGCCAATTAGAAAAATTAATTTGTTTAACCATTTCTGATACTTCCAATTGGAAAGCGGGTAAGAAATTTTTCACCCAGTCTAAATCCATTGGCGCATTACTTTTTACCCAAAAGCTTTGTTGCTGCAATTTGCTTTGTAATTGATCACTAATTGATGTGACTTGTTTCTGATTCAATTCAATATTGATGACCAAATTAAGCTGATTATTGAGCAAGCTAATCATATCTGAAAACAATTTACGACGTTCTTGTAATACCGTATCAAGTTGTTTCTTTTCTGCTGCAGAAAAATGCGTTTGCCCCTTTTTCTCAAGATTCGCAATATATTCTTGCGTATCATACAAATTATCGCGAGCTTCCGTCAGATCAAAGATTTTTACGCGTAAATCCGTAATACGTTTTGATAAGCCACTGATCATTTCATCTTGTGGTAATAGCTCTTTCTGTTTATTAATAATACGAGACAGAACTAATGAACCTTGTAACGCGCTGATTTGATCTTCAATATTCCGTTGTGTTTGTTGTAAATTGTTTAAGACATTTTTAATACGCAAATTATCTTGAGACAAGTCATTCATTTCTGTCGTTTGTTGCACCAATTCTTGACTCAGCTTCACATTCATTTCAAGCTGGCGAGCAATTTCTGGGTGCGATGTGGCCTTGTTATCTTGTTGAGACTTCGTTAGTTGTTCAACTTGATTTTGCGACTCTTTTAAATATTTGGTATTGATTGCATCTTGCAAATGCTTGACTTGTTCTTGTAATTGAACTTGTTCGACATTTTTCGCTTCTAACTGAACAGTATATAACGTCGTTAAAACATTATTTCCCTGCAATAACACTTTATTAAACACATTTTGTAATTCAAGTAACTTTAATTCTGTTTCAAATTTACGCTGTGCGCTAGGTTGAATATCGGGCGCAGCCAATTGCTTATTAATTTCTTGTACACGCGTTAAATTAGCATTCAAGGTCACTTGTGCGCGCTCAGGTGCCGTACGTAATGTCACTAATTCGGTATTGATATTCGTTGTATTCGCCTGTACTTGTTGTAATTGCTGTTGTGCAGTTAACAATTTAGTTTGTAAATCCGCTAATGCCAATTTTTCCAACTCTATTACGGTTGGACCTTTTTTATTTTTTAATAGCGTTAATTGTTCTTGTGCTTTTTGTGTTTGCTCTGCTGCACTATCAATGCGTGCTTCTAAGGACTTGATATCCGCTTTTTGTTTATCTACTTTAGTCAGTAACGCTAAGGTTTCTTCTAAATTTTGCACCACAATCTTATTGTTTGGATCATTCTGATCAGCGCTTTTCGCAATTTTTAATTGTGCTTGGATATCCGTTTCAGTCGGAGTCTGTGCAAAAATTGGGGTATTGAGCATAAAACATAAGCTCAAGCCAAAACATAATGTCGTGAATACACTGGTTTTCTTCATTCCTGATTTTTTCCTACTAATTTTTCTAATTCAATTTTTAAATCTGCCCGAGAAATTTTAATCGCACCTTGCTGTAAGGTTTGTGAGTCCAGTTGAAAATACTGTACTGGATGTTTAAATTTTTCTAATTTGTCACTTAACCAATCCTGTAATTGCTGTACTAATGTGAGTGAAAATGGTTGAGTAAATTCAATAAATGCAACGGGACGATGACCAAACTCCAGATCATTTTTTGGTAAAACAAACACTTGCTTAACAAATTGCCATTGTTGAATCCATTTTTCAATCTCTTCTGGCTGAATATTTTCACCACCAGAAATGAACATATTATCAACTCGCCCTAAAATAACCAACTCATTATCGCACCACATACCTTTATCTTTTGTTTGTAACCAACCTTGCTGATTAGTAAGGGGAAAAATCATTCCATTTTTCCAATAGCCTAACGCGAGTCCCGCCCCTTTTAGCCAAATTTCTTGTTCAACTAATTGGTATTCTCGATTCATCAACGGTTGCCCTACTCCGCGCTTTTCATCACTTAACTTCGCAAACACCGTTGATGCCATTTCTGTCATACCATAACCAGAATAACTGTTTACTTGCCACGCAGTTAACTGTTGCGTTAACTCAGGGGAGATCTGTGCTCCCCCTAATAAAATATGCGCAGTTTTAACATGTTGAATCGCGTGTTCTCGCCAATACGTTAATAAACGCTGTAACTGGGTTGGGACCAGAGACACATGCGAGACCTCCGATACAGAAGCATAAAAATCTGCCTGAGGAAAATGCAGTACCGCACCTGTCAGTAGCCAACGCCACACAATTCCTTGCCCAGACACGTGATACAGCGGCAAAGACAATAACCAGCTATTTTTTTCACTAAATTGCATTAATTGACACACGCCTTCTGCATTATCAAGGTGTGCTTGTACATGGTGCACCACGGCTTTCGGTCGCCCTGTCGAACCCGATGTCAACGTCATGGTTGCTGGACGTAAAAACGCGGCAGAATCTGACCGCACTATTGAGTCGTCTATCGCATGAGCAATATCGAGATTAAGACAAAGTGGCTGACAGCCCTCTACAACTAACGGGATTAAAGAAAAATAAAATTGGATATCTGCATCAAGACACACTTGCTGAATTTTTTCACGAGAAAAGGCGGGATTAAGCGGTAATACTCGCGCACCGAGCTGAATTGTTGCAAGGTACAGACAGAGTAATGTCATCTCATTTTTACCACAAAGGGCTACGCCACTTTGTTCTGATACCCCTTGTGCTTGTAAAAGCGCCGCATCATGCTGAATGCGTTGATTAAGCTGTTGCCACGTAAAAACCTCGCCTTGCGAATTGTGCAAGGCGATTTGGTTCATTTTCGTTGAATCATGTGCAAATTGTTGCCAAGGAAACATGATTAATTTGCAATAAAATAGGTTCTAACTTCGTCAATCAGCTCAGTGGGTAAATGCATAGATTGCATGGCACCTTCCAACATCAGCATTTTACGCCCACTGTTCGTGTTAGTAATTACCCAATAAGGCGTGTCTGGGATTTGTTTTGGCTTAGTATGATTTCCAGCCATCAATAACGTGCCCTCATCTCGAGCAAAATAAACACGTGTACGTCCTTGCAGTGATTCTGTTGCTTGCGCAAAGCTCTCTGGATTCGTCCGATAAAGTACTTTTAACAGATTTAAAAAACGTACAACCGCTTTCGTTTCTTGTTGAAATTCACTTGAGTTTATTAGATCACGCACTTTAGTCACAACATGCTGAATGGACTCATCAGATTGTTTCTTCGGCAACACTTTCGGCTCAACTAAGCACGCCTCTTGCTCAGATTCTGCTGCTGGCTTTGCGTCTGCCACGGGTGAAAGGCTTGGCATCACCTCTTGCTGTCCATTTGCTTGTGGCACCACAACTTCTACTTTTTGTGTATTTTTATTCGAAAAATTAAGCAAACGGCGCAAAATATCAGACGCACTTTCGCCAATAGATTGCGTTTGGCTTGCAATATATTGATAAAGCTCTTCATCCACCTCAATAATTTTCATTTTTTCCTCCACTTGCTTGATCTCTTTCAGATTTTGCCACATTATAACGATTTATTTACAAATACTCTATATACAATCTATACAAATTATGTCTGAACAACCTTTACTGAACTTTCAGTTTCATCAATTAAAACAAACAATTAACCTGCCAACGTTAGTTTTTATCCATGGTTTATTTGGTGATATGAATAATTTAGGCATAATTGCTCGTGCATTCAGTGAAAAATATTCAATTCTACGAGTCGATCTGCGCAATCATGGTCAAAGCTTTCACCATAATGAAATGAATTATGACTTGATGGCAAAGGACCTAGCAAACGTGATTACGCATCTTAAACTGAATAGCGTCATTTTAGTTGGACATTCAATGGGCGGGAAAACCGCCATGAAAATGGCCGCGCTTTTCCCCAATCTTGTTGAAAAATTGATTGTGATTGATATTGCACCGCTTCAATATAGCCATCATGGGCACGATAGCGTTTTTGCGGGATTATTTGCGACTAAAGCCGCGCAACCGAATACACGCCAAGAAGCGAAAAAGATCCTAGCTAAACACATTCCCGAAGAGGCAGTTCAACAATTCATGCTCAAATCTTTTGATAACCAATCACCTGAATACTTCCGTTTCAACTTAACAGGATTGAAACAAAATTACCCTCATATTATGGATTGGCAACCTTGCTATAGCGAAGTACCCACCCTCTTCATTCGAGGTGGCGATTCTCATTACATTAAGCCTGAAGATACCTCACAAATTTTAGCCCAATTTCCTCATGCCAGCGCCTTTACGATCAATGGTTGTGGACACTGGGTTCATGCGGAAAAACCCGAATTTGTTATTCGCGCTATTGAAAGATTTTTAATATCAAATAAATAGGACCTCCGCACAGAAATTCGTGTTTTAATCCCACATGAATTGTGTTATAGTTCAGCATTAATTTAGTTGTGGCTTATCATTCTCACTTAGCCACAGATTTTCAGTGATTTGGTACATGGCAAAACAAGACGTAGATTGCATCACATTAGATCTGTTTGCTCATACTCCAAAAGTTGGACGTCCTAAAACAAATCCACTGAGTCGTGCACAACAAATTCGTATCAACAAACGGAATCAATTAAAGCGTGATAAATCCAGTGGATTAAAAC
This window contains:
- a CDS encoding hypothetical protein (COG3264 Small-conductance mechanosensitive channel), whose product is MKKTSVFTTLCFGLSLCFMLNTPIFAQTPTETDIQAQLKIAKSADQNDPNNKIVVQNLEETLALLTKVDKQKADIKSLEARIDSAAEQTQKAQEQLTLLKNKKGPTVIELEKLALADLQTKLLTAQQQLQQVQANTTNINTELVTLRTAPERAQVTLNANLTRVQEINKQLAAPDIQPSAQRKFETELKLLELQNVFNKVLLQGNNVLTTLYTVQLEAKNVEQVQLQEQVKHLQDAINTKYLKESQNQVEQLTKSQQDNKATSHPEIARQLEMNVKLSQELVQQTTEMNDLSQDNLRIKNVLNNLQQTQRNIEDQISALQGSLVLSRIINKQKELLPQDEMISGLSKRITDLRVKIFDLTEARDNLYDTQEYIANLEKKGQTHFSAAEKKQLDTVLQERRKLFSDMISLLNNQLNLVINIELNQKQVTSISDQLQSKLQQQSFWVKSNAPMDLDWVKNFLPAFQLEVSEMVKQINFSNWREDLIPATLLIVFLLSLSTFIQLQKVKIKQRLTYINQKINTLNSDSQWHTPEALLWTLILCLPSTLLFFAFLVLMVYIGFEEPLSVASWVLSMVGYWLFFAFMLSLLRPNGIAYRHFNMPKESVDTFYRVFGRSVWISALWINASIFTHLETGITNDVIGQVITISVLFISLLIIGPRVQNAVKSYEDNVEGRAKSIHFVLKLGRFFLVAAPIILIALVVMGYYYTALNLMQHLMSSYFVVVIWLVLKNVVHRALTVSSRRLSYNRMKDKYEQQQSLTKVETEEELGMGIDLQQNEILGIAQVKDQMLRVTDLLLTVLLFGMLYWVWADLVTVAYYLQGVTLWQQTVTTAAGTVMESITLLNLLLAVVILIAMYALVRNIGGLLEVLVFSRMSFSQGTPYTITTLATYFIIAIGAGLAFSTLGMSWSKLQWLFAALSVGLGFGLQEIFANFVSGLIILFERPVRIGDVITIGEYSGTVSKIRIRSTTLIDFDRKEVIVPNKAFVTERLVNWALNDSITRVVIRVGVGYGSDLELTKRLLLQAASECDRVLQDPEPVVYFLTFGASSLDHELRLYVGKLADRNPTVDFLNRRINQLFEENGVDISFNQLDVFIKNQTTNEEVKINQQCFPVKKQEG
- a CDS encoding O-succinylbenzoic acid--CoA ligase (COG0318 Acyl-CoA synthetases (AMP-forming)/AMP-acid ligases II) gives rise to the protein MFPWQQFAHDSTKMNQIALHNSQGEVFTWQQLNQRIQHDAALLQAQGVSEQSGVALCGKNEMTLLCLYLATIQLGARVLPLNPAFSREKIQQVCLDADIQFYFSLIPLVVEGCQPLCLNLDIAHAIDDSIVRSDSAAFLRPATMTLTSGSTGRPKAVVHHVQAHLDNAEGVCQLMQFSEKNSWLLSLPLYHVSGQGIVWRWLLTGAVLHFPQADFYASVSEVSHVSLVPTQLQRLLTYWREHAIQHVKTAHILLGGAQISPELTQQLTAWQVNSYSGYGMTEMASTVFAKLSDEKRGVGQPLMNREYQLVEQEIWLKGAGLALGYWKNGMIFPLTNQQGWLQTKDKGMWCDNELVILGRVDNMFISGGENIQPEEIEKWIQQWQFVKQVFVLPKNDLEFGHRPVAFIEFTQPFSLTLVQQLQDWLSDKLEKFKHPVQYFQLDSQTLQQGAIKISRADLKIELEKLVGKNQE
- a CDS encoding replication initiation regulator SeqA (COG3057 Negative regulator of replication initiationR), with amino-acid sequence MKIIEVDEELYQYIASQTQSIGESASDILRRLLNFSNKNTQKVEVVVPQANGQQEVMPSLSPVADAKPAAESEQEACLVEPKVLPKKQSDESIQHVVTKVRDLINSSEFQQETKAVVRFLNLLKVLYRTNPESFAQATESLQGRTRVYFARDEGTLLMAGNHTKPKQIPDTPYWVITNTNSGRKMLMLEGAMQSMHLPTELIDEVRTYFIAN
- a CDS encoding hypothetical protein (COG0596 Predicted hydrolases or acyltransferases (alpha/beta hydrolase superfamily)), with amino-acid sequence MSEQPLLNFQFHQLKQTINLPTLVFIHGLFGDMNNLGIIARAFSEKYSILRVDLRNHGQSFHHNEMNYDLMAKDLANVITHLKLNSVILVGHSMGGKTAMKMAALFPNLVEKLIVIDIAPLQYSHHGHDSVFAGLFATKAAQPNTRQEAKKILAKHIPEEAVQQFMLKSFDNQSPEYFRFNLTGLKQNYPHIMDWQPCYSEVPTLFIRGGDSHYIKPEDTSQILAQFPHASAFTINGCGHWVHAEKPEFVIRAIERFLISNK
- a CDS encoding LexA regulated protein; the protein is MAKQDVDCITLDLFAHTPKVGRPKTNPLSRAQQIRINKRNQLKRDKSSGLKRVELKLHTDLVEQLEDLATTLNVSRSEVIVTILQDYFNTQEDR